The Xylophilus rhododendri genomic interval ACCCGGACAAGGATTTCAAGAAGGAGTTCTTGCCGGTTTTGAAGAAGGTGCTTGCCGTTTATCCGCAGGCGCGGGTGAAGCCCGTGACGGGCGGTGTGCTGCTGCTGGGGTCGCCGCCACCCATCGCCTACAAGGGCGGACCTTCGCGTTAGTCGATGACGGGGTCAGATCTATTCCAGACTGCGTGCCGTTCATCGTGAAATCGCCCCCCCCTGCCCTCGACAGAGGGGCCGTTTCAGGCCTGGCCAGGATCGAGGTGCGATGCGCCCCGCCGGCGTGGCGAACTGCCGGCGTTCCCTCTGGGGCGGTGGTCTGTGGACAAACCCTGTGGACAGCGCACCTTATCCACGTGACATCACCCCCCCCCCTGCGTGAAATCACCCCCCCCTTTTGGCCGATTTCGTCGGACATCGCCCCCCCCTTTTTTCGTGAAATCACCCCCCCCTAAACCGGTAACGGTTCTCCTGTAATTAGTTCCTATAAACGGTGCCCTGTAATTGAACGGGCGAAATCGTGGAAAAGTCGGCGATCCGGGGCTTCGGCGGTGTGCAAGGCGCGCTGTAAACAGTCCCCCGCAAGCGGGGGAAGCAATCGAGCCCCCGCGCTCCGCGCCGCGCCTAGGGCGCTCCCAAGCGGGGGAAGTGCCTTCCCCCGGCCCCCTCGGGCTGCGCCCCCAGTGCGCCTTCGCGCACGGGCCCCTGCTTTTGCAACTTAGGAAAGGGGTGCCTCCGGCCGTCAATGCCCCGCAACCGCGTCAGATCCCTCCATGGCGCAAAAACTGCAGCCGACCCATACCCAGACCTCGCCAAGCCGAAAAAAATGCCTCTATGGGGCTTTTTTTAAGTCGCTTTTTACCCGGCCCGCACAGCACCTAGCGCAGGACTCGCTGGCCAGGTCGAAACCATGGCATATCCGGTTGACAAATAATAAGAATAATAGTATTATTATTATTATCAACTCTTGAGTCGGACATGACCACTGCACCTACTGCCATTCCCGCCGACGTACGTGAGCGTATCGCCGCCGCTGCAAGTGAACTTTTTGCGCAGTCAGCCCGCCAGGCGATGCCCACGGTCGATGCCGTGCGCCGCGCCGCGCGGGTGGACATGAACGCCGCCAGTACGGTGATGAAGGAGTGGCGCCGGGCGCAAATCGCGCAGTCCATTCCGGTGGCTGTAGCCGTGCCGGAGGCCGTGCAGCAGGCCAGCGCCGCGGCGGTGGCGGCGATCTGGCTGCAGGCGCAGGAGTTGGCCAGCGAGGCGCTGCGCAATGCGCAGGCCGCATGGGAAACCGAGCGCGCCGAGCTGGATGCCCTGCGGCAGGAAATGGCCGAGGCTTTCGAGCGTCAAGCCGGCGAGCTGGTCGCAGCGCAGGAGCAGGTACAGGCGCTGGAGGATGTTCGCCAGCTGCTGGCACAGGCCGGGGCCCGGGCCGACCAGGCAGAAGCTCGCTTGGAACAAGCCGAGCATCGAGCCGCCGGCATGGCCGACGAGCTGGCCCGGGTGAAGGGCGAGCGCGACACGGCAACGGAGACGGCCGCGAAGGCCCGCGAGAGCGCGGCAGGGGTGGCCGGCCAGCTGCTGGCGATGCAGCAGCAGAACGCCGCTTTGCTGGCCGCCATCGGGCCGAAGGCCGCCGGAGGTTGATCCGGGCGCGGCTTCACAATCGGGCCGGTCATGTCCTATGAAGTCGTCTGGCTGGAGCCAGCCATCGAAAACGTGCTCGAGTTCGCCGCCTATGTCGCCGAGGACAACCTTCGTGCGGCTTTCGAACTGGAAGAAAAGCTGTTCCGCTCCACCGACCTCCTGGCGGATCAGCCCTATCTTTTTCGGGCGAGTCCGTTTGTGCCTGGCCAGCGGGAGATCGTGGTGCTGCCCAACTACATCGTGCTGTACGAAGTCGATGATGAGCGGCAGCTGGTGACCGTCACCGACGTGGTGCATGCCCGCCGGCAGCGCTGAGCGGCGGCCGGCTTTTACCGCAAGCGATCAGGCGTGCAGGCGCTTGTTTTCCGACTGGGACTGCAGCTTGGTCTGCAGCAGTTCGCGCATCATTTCCTTGGCCCGTGCATGGCTGACCGGCGGGCGCGGATCGGCCTTGTTGCGGGCGACGGAGGCCTGCAGGCGTTGGGCGTAGGCGGCCTCGCTTTCCACGAAACGGGCGTCCGTGGCGGGGGCTGCGCTGTCGGGAAAAGTCATGGGAGTGGAGGCCATGCCCTATGTTAGTCCCATGCGGATGTCCGGGATAGTCGGGCAAGAATCACTGCATGCCAAAAGTCATCGCTTACCTCCGGGTCTCGACAGACGCCCAGGACGTCGCCAACCAGCGGCACGGCATCGCCGGCTATTGCGTCGCCCGGGCGCTGCA includes:
- a CDS encoding DNA-binding protein, with the protein product MTTAPTAIPADVRERIAAAASELFAQSARQAMPTVDAVRRAARVDMNAASTVMKEWRRAQIAQSIPVAVAVPEAVQQASAAAVAAIWLQAQELASEALRNAQAAWETERAELDALRQEMAEAFERQAGELVAAQEQVQALEDVRQLLAQAGARADQAEARLEQAEHRAAGMADELARVKGERDTATETAAKARESAAGVAGQLLAMQQQNAALLAAIGPKAAGG
- a CDS encoding type II toxin-antitoxin system RelE/ParE family toxin gives rise to the protein MSYEVVWLEPAIENVLEFAAYVAEDNLRAAFELEEKLFRSTDLLADQPYLFRASPFVPGQREIVVLPNYIVLYEVDDERQLVTVTDVVHARRQR